The following proteins come from a genomic window of Candidatus Thiodiazotropha sp. CDECU1:
- a CDS encoding peptide-binding protein has product MQRRLNGRDILYFGGLVLVLITILLVMYMIDRQWEKMSRMEQLMREQAGDIREITGQVRGLDQRIQQGVSLAQNPGSSQQQQVPAAFQRSYSVTQQSDYSQGDWLVQAFGVNLKSLTPFISQDVYSSQVQSYILETLLIRNPDTLEWQGLLAHDWSVSEDGLTFIFKLREGLQFSDGVPLTAEDVVFTFEFIMTEAIQAPRERAYYAKIESVEAIDRLTVKFQFAEPYFNALSLAGGMEILPKHFYQPYLDDPNSFNQSKGLLLGSGPYRLEDPKGWAPDKGGVELRRNPRYWGPVDPAFDRLIWRVIENDSARLTTFRNGEIDTYSSRPREYKQLTEDKQINSKAQHWEYMSPVAGYSYIGWNQLRNDQPTRFAQAEVRQAMTFLIDRQRIADEIYLGYAEVAVSPFSTSSKQHSKAIKARNYDQAKGVELLTKAGYADRDGDGILEDSAGKPFEFELVYFQGNEDTGRMVLFLKDMLARAGILLQPKPTEWSVMLDLMKKRDFDAITLGWSSGLETDLYQMFHTSQIPGGGNNFINYSNPELDRLIEEARATVDEETRMPLWREAEQHLFNDQPYTFLRRSKSLVFIDRRLRNVVNTKVGLNLGQVPLENYVPAVEQRYTH; this is encoded by the coding sequence ATGCAGCGACGCTTAAACGGTCGGGATATTCTCTATTTCGGTGGTCTGGTGCTGGTGTTGATCACCATCTTGCTGGTCATGTATATGATCGATCGGCAGTGGGAGAAGATGTCGCGCATGGAACAGCTGATGCGTGAACAGGCTGGTGATATCCGCGAGATAACAGGTCAGGTACGAGGCCTGGATCAACGTATCCAACAGGGTGTGAGTCTGGCGCAAAACCCCGGATCGTCTCAACAGCAACAGGTGCCTGCTGCATTTCAACGGTCATATTCAGTCACCCAGCAATCTGACTACAGCCAGGGTGACTGGCTGGTGCAGGCCTTTGGTGTCAACCTGAAATCATTGACCCCGTTCATCTCTCAGGATGTCTACTCATCCCAGGTGCAGAGTTATATCCTGGAGACCTTGCTGATCCGGAATCCCGATACCCTGGAGTGGCAGGGCTTGCTGGCACATGATTGGAGCGTCAGCGAGGATGGTCTCACCTTTATCTTCAAGCTTCGAGAAGGGTTACAGTTTTCTGACGGGGTCCCCCTGACGGCGGAGGATGTGGTCTTTACCTTTGAGTTCATCATGACCGAGGCGATTCAGGCGCCGCGGGAAAGGGCCTATTACGCCAAGATCGAATCAGTGGAGGCAATAGACAGGCTGACGGTCAAATTCCAATTTGCCGAACCCTACTTCAATGCCCTCTCATTGGCAGGGGGTATGGAGATCCTGCCGAAACACTTCTACCAACCCTATCTCGATGATCCCAACAGCTTCAACCAATCAAAGGGGCTGCTGCTGGGTTCGGGCCCCTATCGTCTGGAAGATCCCAAGGGTTGGGCGCCGGACAAGGGAGGGGTTGAGTTGCGCCGTAATCCCCGTTACTGGGGACCGGTGGATCCGGCCTTCGACCGCCTCATCTGGCGTGTTATCGAAAACGACAGTGCCCGCCTCACCACATTTCGCAACGGTGAGATCGATACCTACTCCTCACGCCCACGTGAATACAAACAGTTGACCGAAGATAAGCAGATCAACAGCAAGGCCCAGCATTGGGAGTATATGAGCCCGGTGGCGGGATACTCCTATATCGGCTGGAATCAACTGCGCAATGACCAGCCGACCCGTTTCGCCCAGGCCGAGGTACGGCAGGCGATGACCTTCCTGATCGATCGCCAGCGGATTGCCGATGAGATCTATCTCGGCTATGCGGAGGTTGCCGTGAGTCCGTTCAGTACCAGCAGTAAACAGCACAGTAAAGCCATTAAGGCGCGCAACTACGATCAGGCTAAGGGGGTTGAGTTGCTCACCAAGGCCGGTTATGCAGACCGGGATGGAGACGGCATCCTGGAGGACAGCGCGGGTAAGCCATTTGAATTCGAACTGGTCTATTTTCAGGGTAATGAGGATACGGGGCGGATGGTGCTGTTTCTGAAGGATATGCTGGCCCGCGCCGGGATTCTGCTGCAGCCCAAGCCCACTGAATGGTCGGTGATGCTCGACCTGATGAAAAAGCGGGATTTCGATGCCATCACCCTGGGGTGGAGCAGCGGCCTTGAGACCGATCTCTATCAGATGTTTCATACCAGTCAAATACCTGGAGGAGGTAACAATTTCATCAACTACAGCAATCCGGAACTGGATCGCCTTATTGAAGAGGCTAGGGCTACGGTGGATGAGGAGACGCGCATGCCCCTGTGGCGGGAGGCAGAGCAGCATCTCTTCAATGACCAGCCATACACCTTCCTCAGACGCAGCAAGAGTCTGGTGTTTATCGACCGGCGTCTGCGCAATGTGGTGAATACCAAGGTCGGCCTCAATCTGGGACAGGTCCCCCTGGAGAACTATGTGCCTGCGGTTGAGCAGCGTTATACCCACTAG